The nucleotide sequence CAGGGAGATAAGAAGCAGAAGATAAATCAGAAAAAGAAACAGCAGCAGAGACAGCAGCACAGCACTAAACAAAAACGCAAACCTGAAAATGTTATAAAAAAGGTTGAAAAGAAAGAAAAGAAGGTTGAGCCGCTCAATGTGCTGGTACCAAATGAAATAACCGTAGGCGAACTGGCTTCCAGAATGAAAAAGTCTCCGGCAGAGATTATAAAAAAGCTGATGCTTTTGGGTATTATGGCTACTGTAAATGAAACTTTGGATTTTGACACAGCTTCACTTATGGTAGAAGAATTTGGCGGAATCGTTGAAAAAGAAATAATTTTAACGGATGAGGAAATACTATTTGATGACTTTGAAGATACAGCTGAACAGCTCAAGCCGCGTTCACCGGTTGTTGTTGTTATGGGCCATGTTGACCACGGTAAAACATCACTTCTTGACGCTATCAGAGACACAAATGTGACAGAGGGAGAGTTCGGCGGTATTACTCAGCATATTGGTGCTCACAGAGTACGTGTAGGAGAGAAAAAGATTACGTTCCTGGATACTCCGGGACATGAAGCGTTTACGGCTATGCGTGCTAGAGGTGCGCTTGTTACTGATATAGCTATACTGGTTGTTGCCGCAGACGATGGAATTATGCCTCAGACAATTGAAGCTATTAACCATGCCAAAGCGGCTGAGGTTTCTATCATTGTAGCTATTAACAAAATAGATAAGGACGGAGCTAACCCTGATAAGGTTAAGCAGGAGCTTATGGAACACGGTCTTGTTCCTGAGGAATGGGGCGGAGATACAATATGTGTTGAGGTTTCAGCAAAGAAGAGACAGAATATAAAAGAACTGCTTGAAATGGTACTGCTTGTTGCTGAAATGAAAGAGCTTAAGGCTAATCCTGACAGAAAAGCTAAAGGAACAGTTATTGAGTCGCAGCTTGACAAAGGCAGGGGTTCCGTTGCTACTGTGTTGGTACAGAACGGTACTTTGCATGTCGGCGACTATGTTGTAGCCGGAACCGCGTCAGGTAGAGTTCGTGCTATGAATAACGATAAGGGAAAGTCTGTTAAAAAGGCCGGACCGTCTATCCCTGTTGAAATTTTGGGATTGTCTGAGGTACCTGAGGGCGGAGACGAATTTTATGTTGTTGAAGATGAGAGAAAGGCCCGCAGTGTTGTTGAGAACAGAAAGTTCCAGGAGAAGAAAGAAAAGCAGAAGAGCGCTACGGCTATATCGCTTGATAATTTGTTTGAGCAGATTGAAGCCGGCAAGATGAAAGACCTAAATATTGTCGTAAAGGCTGATGTTCAGGGAAGTGTTGAAGCTGTTAAACAGTCTCTTGAGAGAATTTCAAATGATGAAGTCCGCGTAAACGTTATACATGGTGCGGTCGGAGCTATCAATGAGTCTGACGTCATGCTGGCGAGCGCGTCCAACGCTATAATTGTTGGATTTAATGTCCGTCCTACAAACGGAGCAAGCGATGCTGCTGAAGACGCAGGGGTTGACCTTCGTATGTACCGTGTTATATATGACGCGATTGAGGATATTGAAAAAGCTATGAAGGGTATGCTTGAGCCGACATTCCGTGAAGAAGTTACCGGCCATGTAGAAATAAGAACCACATTTAAGGTTTCAGGCGTAGGAACTATTGGCGGGGCATATGTTTTGGACGGCAAAATCAGAAGAGACAGCTTGGTGCGTGTTGTTAGAGACGGTATTGTTATACACGAAGGTGAGCTGAATTCACTTAAGAGATTTAAAGATGACGTTAAGGAAGTTAACGCAGGATATGAATGCGGTCTTAGCGTCAGCAATTATAATGATATAAAAGACGGAGATATTATAGAAGCATATATTATGGCACAGGTTGAACCCGAATAATCTGTGCCGTAAAGGCTCGGATAAGAGGAGATATTTATGGCTAATTACAGCAGAACCGACAGGGTTTCAGAAGAGATAAAAAGAGAATTGTCAGCAATAATACGCGATTTGAAAGACCCGCGTCTGCCGCAGATGGTATCTGTGGTTTCGGTGCGCGTCACAAAGGATTTGAAGTTTGCTAAAGCAAACATCAGCGTTATGGGTGATGAAAAAACTAAAAAGGATGCGTTTGCAGCACTTAAAAGTGCGGCCGGGTATATTAAAAAAGAGGTCAGCAAGAGATTGAATCTGCGCCAAACGCCTGATTTTACTTTTGTTGAAGACGATAGCATTGAATATGGAGCCCATATAGAGGAGCTTTTGAAAAATTTATAGTTGTGAACTGCATTAGGACAGACGTATGAAAAGAGGTACTATATGTTTGAAAAACTGATTCCAATAATAGAAAAGGCAAATAAAATTGCAATATTCACCCACACTCATCCTGACGGAGATGCTATGGGAAGTTCTTATGCACTAAAATTGGCGCTTACGTCAATTGGGAAATGCTGTAAGGTATTTTTGCTTGATGACCCTGACGCTTCCGCATTTGGACTGATTATTAAAGGTGATGATATCGAACTGTCACTTGAGGATTGTGATTTAGCCATAGCGCTTGACTGTGCGGACTCTAAAAGGCTTGGAATGTATGAAGAGCCGTTTATGAGTCATCCTAACTCGATAGCTATAGACCATCATGTTACACATGTTGAATTTGCTAAATCGGGGACTGTGTATTCTGATATTTCATCTACATGTGAGCTGATGTTTAATCTATTTAAAGAAATGGATATCAGTATAAATAAAGAAATAGGAAATAATATATACGTCGGTCTGGCGACAGACACAGGCAATTTTAAGTATTCATGTATCAGCGGAGATACCTTAAGGGCAGCAGGAGAATTGATAGATTTGGGTGTGGATTTTGCGAGCATATCAAAGGCTGCATTTGATACAAAGCCTAAGGCGTATTACGATTTAATGGGGATTGCTATAGGAAAGCTGAGAATGGTATGCGATGGCAAAGCTGCAGCGCTCTATTTGGAATCTGAAGATTTTAAAAAAGCGGGAATAAAAGAATCAGAGGCCAATGGTATAGTTAATATACCAAACAGTATTGAAGGAGTAGAGGTTGGGGCGTTTATAAGAAAGCGTGACGATGATGAATACAAAGTGAGTCTTCGTTCAAATAAATATATTGACGTTTCAGAAATTGCCGCTGAGAGAGGCGGAGGCGGACATGTGCGTGCAAGCGGATATAGTGTAACCGGAAAAACTGTGGATGAGATAATTCAGGATTTAGCAGAGGGATTGGATAAAAGATGGCAGGATTAAGCGGTATTATAAATGTTTATAAACCTAAAGGTATCACATCCCATGATGTTGTTTATAAGCTTAGAAAAATTCTGGGAATTAAAAAAATTGGGCATACGGGAACTCTTGACCCGGATGCAGAAGGTGTTCTGCCAATGTGCATAGGCAGAGCGACAAAGACTGCGGATATGCTCACCGCTGCCGATAAGGAGTATATGGCCGAGGTTACGCTTGGTTTCTCAACTGATACTCAGGATTCATCAGGCTCTGTTATAAAATCTGTTGATATGGATGATTTTATTGTTAGTTCTGACGACATTGAAAACGCGGTTACTAAATATATAGGCGATATAAATCAGCTTCCGCCAATGTATTCAGCTATAAAAATTGGCGGTAAAAAGCTGTATGAGCTGGCAAGACAAGGGATTGAGATAGAACGCAAACCTCGCTTTGTAAAAATTAACAGTATTAAGCTTTTGGATTTTTATCCAAATAAAGAACATGTGATGAAATTTAAGATGCTTGTGTCATGTTCAAAAGGAACTTATATCAGAGCGCTTTGTAACGACATAGGTGAAGATTTGAAGTGCTTTGCGCATATGTCAGGACTTGTCAGAACTAAAAGCGGCAGATTTGATTTGGAGCATTCGTATAAACTGAGTGAAATAGAAAACATGGCGGCAATCGGCAATATGTCGTTTTTTACACCTGTAGACGAGGTGTTTTCCGAGTATGGAAAACTAGTACTATCAGATAATGCTGCCTTTAAGATGTGCAACGGGACACAGGTTAAAAGCCCTGCTGAAGCAAAAGACGGCGTTACATATAGAGTATATGATATTAATGGTAAATTTCTTACTATCTCACGTGCGGAGAATGGAAAAATGAAGATATTAAAGACATTCTATCAGGATTAATTGGAGGTGTGAGCGTGGAGTATTACGCACAGGATGAGTTGTTCAACAAGCATGATTTGGATAATCTGCAGCTGAAAAATACAGCTGTTGCGCTGGGTGTTTTTGACGCTATGCACTTAGGTCATCTTGAGATAATAGATGATGTTGTAAAATATGCAAAGGAAAACGGTCTTAAATCAGTAGTATATATGTTTCGTAATATTCCTAAGAGTGTTATTACCAATACGGATATAAAAAATGTTAACCTGTTCAAAAAGAGACTACATATTCTCTATGAAAGAGGGGTTGATATTGTTGTTGCCGAGAGGTTCACATCCGAGTATATGAAAATGGAATATGCGGATTTTATAAAAACTTATCTAGTGGAAAAATTCGACGCCAAATATGTTTGTGCAGGATTTAATTATCACTTTGGATATAAGGGGTTGGGGAATACAGAATCTCTCAAAGAACTCTGCGGAAAATATGGCATAAAGGTACATATTGCAGAGTGTAAGGCTCTTGAAAAACCTGTGTCTAGCACTCTTTTGAGAAAACTTATTGCTTCAGGAGAGATGGAGGAAGCAGCAAAATATCTAGGGCGGCAGTTTTCGGTTACCAGAAAGGTAGAACATGGAGAAAACATCGGACATAAGCTGGGGTTTCCTACTGCCAATATACAACTTCCTGATTTTCATGTTGTACCCAAGTTCGGCGTTTATATTACAAAGGCGAAAGTTGGCGGAAAGTGGTATAAAGCTATAACAAATGTTGGAGGAAAACCGACAGTCGGGACAAATAAGCCATGTATTGAAACATATATGCTTGACTTTGAAAACGATATATATGGAGAGGAAATAGAAATAGAGTTTTATCATTATTTAAGACCTATTTCCAAATTTGAAAATATTGAGGCTTTAAAAAAACAGTTGGCTCAAGATAAAGAGTCAGCAAGAGTTTATTTTAATGAAAAATAAAGTTAGCTGAAAGCGGAAATAGACTGCGTTATATGCAGTGGGTTTCGCTTTCTTTTTTGGGGAGTAAGATAATGAGTGAAAAAGTAAATAAATATGAAATGGACATGTGCAGAGGTCCAATTTTAAAGAAAATGCTGATTTATGCCATTCCGCTAATGTGTTCAAGTATACTCCAGCTTATGTTTAACGCTGTTGATATCGTCGTTGTGGGGAAATTTGCCGGTGATAATTCTCTGGCAGCTGTAGGTTCTAATACTTCAATAATTGGTCTCATAACCAATTTATTTGTGGGTCTTTCAGTAGCTGCTAATGTTCTTGTGGCAAGATTTTATGGAGCAAAGGACGAAAAGGCTCTTGAACAGACTGTACATACTTCAATGCTTCTCAGTCTTTTCAGCGGTATAATTCTCTCGATAATTGGAGTAGCCGGCGCTAAGTGGATATTGGTTTTAATGCAGACACCTGAAGATGTTCTTCCCCTTGCAACGTTATATCTTAGAATATATTTTCTTGGAATGGCTGCTACGATGATATATAATTTTGGAAGTGCAATCTTAAGAGGCGTAGGGGATACTAAACGGCCTTTATACTTTTTGTTTGGTGCCGGAATAGTTAATGTTATATTAAATCTTTTATTTGTAATTGTATTTCATATGGATGTAGCTGGAGTGGCTATTGCCACTGTAATTTCACAATGTATATCGGCTTTTTTGATAGTTCGTTGTCTGATGAAAGAAAACAGCGGTATACGTCTCAAGTTGTCTAAGCTTAGGATAAACAAAAATAAATTGCTGTTAATTTTTAAGATAGGACTGCCGGCTGGTTTTCAAGGAATATTATTTTCTCTTTCAAATGTGGTTATTCAGTCGTCAATCAATTCATTTGGTTCTGTGGTTATGGCGGGTAATGCGGCTGCACAGAATTTAGAAAACTTTGTGTATTTTGCTATGAATGCTTTCCATCAAGCCACAGTGACGTTTACAAGTCAGAATTATGGTGCTCTAAACTATAAGCGAATCAATAGAACTGTGATTCTAGGTGAAACATGTGTTGCTATAGTCGGAATTGTACTCGGAAATTTACTTGTTCTATGCGGCGGCGGACTTCTTGGCATTTATACATCAAGCCCGGAGGTTATAAGCGCAGGAATAGACAGACTTAATATAGTATCGCGAACATATGCTTTGTGCGGAATGATGGATGTTATGGTTGGTGCTTTGAGAGGTATTGGCTATTCGGTTATACCGATGATAGTTTCATTGGTCGGAGCGTGCGGCTTAAGGCTGGTTTGGATAGCCGCTTTGTTTGGAATAGAGCAGTATCATAATGTGACAACGGTATATTTATCATATCCGGTTTCATGGCTTTTAACTTTTATGATACATACATTATGTTTTGTTTTGCTAAAGCGTCATTTAGAAACGCATATGAAAAAATTCGGAGCGGGATATTAATCGCGTAAAAATATGTTTTTGAATGATTGTATTATTATAAAATGGTATTTATATATTAAAATTCATTAAAGTTTTACTGATTACTGTTTTAAAAATACTCCGATAATTTAACTTTAAAAAGTTTATTTTCTATTAAAAGCTTTTTTCGGAAATAGTAGATATAAAAATTGGGGGCTATACAACAGGTGTGTATAATGATTATGATAGATTTTTGACTATAGTATAATTTATAATAAAATAATATATTATACTATATTTTTGGTATCATTTAAACAGATCGGTCTGTCAAATAGACTGATCTGTTTTTTATGCAATTTATCCTCTAACGCTTTTTATGAAACTGCATATCTTATATTGTAAGAGTTTTATTTTTATTAAATATAAATTAGGAGGAATCACTTTGATTGAAGCAGAAAGATTAGTGTCTTCACGCCCGTTTATTATGTATTCGGGAACGGATGTCAGCGGAACCGTAGGGGGTAATCCGAGTGTTCAAAGTTACTGTGGCTTGGATTATACAGCCGCGTCCCGCTATCGTTTAGACAGACCTGATCATAATCAAATATTTCAATTTTTTGGAAATATATTAGGCAGTCAGAATAAACTTGTTTACTGTCTTGATAAATTTGCAGACGGTCCATATAATGACGTGCCATATGAGAGCCGTCCGTTTGAAACACTTTTTCCGGGGGCAACGGAGAGACAAAAAGAAATGTTGGGATGGATTTTGGCAAATACATTTCCGGCTGTGAGCGCGGCTGCTACATTTGCGCTTGCCGGAGTAGATCCGACAGCAGCACCGGTTCTTGACAATAATGATGCGTATGCAGCCGTTCAAGTATCATTATGGGTACTTTTGGAACAGATAGCGCTTGATGAAGTTAATTTTTTAGAGTGTACATCAGGCGAAACTCATCCAAAATCTGAAAGGCTGAGAATTACAGTTTTAGAATTGCTTCGCCTGGCCGGTCAATTTGTTGATAATGAGACGCTGCCTGAAATATCAATTACTCATACAGAGCCATGCTGTGGATTAACCTCATTTTTTAGCTGCTGTAATAATAGTACTTTACCGTCAGACGGCAGTTCTCCATATTTAGTTTTTGCGAATTGTCCTAACGAGGTCAGAACAATTTGCGGAAGGCTTCTGATAGGGCCGTTTCGTGTTTCATCAAGTTTCGCAGGACAGCCGACTATAACGGTTACGCCTTTCTGTAACTGTGGTGAAGATTACTCGGTATCATTTATGGATTTCTGTGGTAATCCAATTTCTAATCCTGTTATAGGACAGGAGTTTTATATTGCTATCAGAACTTGCAAAAGATTTTCGTGCTTTACTATAACCGCTTCATTTACTGGAAATATTACAAGAGTAATAACTTTAGAACCGCAGAGTACAGCATTAAACTATCAGCCTATAGGTACATCTTTTGAGGACCAGTCTATTACATTAAATGCTGAATTATGTATTTGTGTTGAGTATCCGGCATCATCTGAAAGTTTTGTTGATAATGGCAGGTTTGGTATAAATATAAATAATAACAACAACAATAATAACAATAACAATAACAATAATAATAGCGGAGGAGGGTATCCGGGTCAGTTCCCTTGTATACCAATTTGTTATCCGATTTGGCAAAATCCTCGTCCGCCGTATCCGCCGGAACCACCATATCCACCCGATCCGCCGTATCCGCCAAGACCACCGCGTCCACCATATCCGCCGTGCCCGCCATATCCACCATATCCGCCGTGTCCGCCATGTCCACCATGCAGACCGGAGCCGCCATGCAGACCGGAACCGCCATGCGGGCCGGAGCCACCATGCAGACCGGAACCGCCATGCGGGCCGGAGCCACCATGCAGACCAGAGCCGCCATGCAGACCAGAGCCGCCATGCAGGCCGGAACCACCATGTAGGCCGGAGCCACCATGCAGACCGGAACCGCCATGCGGGCCGGAACCACCATGCAGACCAGAGCCGCCATGCAGGCCGGAACCACCATGCAGGCCGGAGCCACCATGCAGACCGGAACCACCATGCAGACCGGAGCCGCCATGCAGACCAGAGCCACCATGCAGACCGGAGCCGCCATGCAGACCGGAGCCGCCATGCAGACCAGAGCCACCATGCAGACCGGAGCCGCCATGCAGACCGGAACCACCATGCAGACCGGAGTCGCCATGCAGACCGGAGCCGTCCTGTAAGTCAACTTCTGCTTGTGCTTCTAATCCACCATATAAGACAACTGCACATATTAAAAATGAAAAAACAGGAAGTCAGATTACTAATAAAAAGCACGGATTTTGATTTACAAACAAAAAAGCTCAATCTTAAAAAGATTGAGCTTTTTAATTTTAAATACAAATAATTTTATAATGCATACTTATGTTTATAAAATTCATAATCCTCTCTGTATTCGCCTGGCATTTCAGCATGTAGACGTCTTAAATATTCATGCCTGTCCAAAGCTCTCTTATCAGATCTTGCTTGTAGTATAGCAACTCCTATGTTTGAGCAGTGATCTGAAATTCTTTCCACATTACTGATTATTTCAAGAAATATTACCCCTGCTTCAACAGAACATTTCTTTGACTTAAGGCGTTTCATATGCTTGCGTTCTAACTTTTCCTGAATACCGTCTACAACCTCTTCAAGAGGTTCTATTTTACAGACCAAGGATATATCATCCCAAGTAAATGCCTGGAATGTAAGTTCCATAATATTTTCAACAGCGTTAAACAGAACTTTTAGACCTTCTTCTGCATCGGGAGAGAATTGTATTTTCCCGTTTATCAGCTTTTCAATACTCTCTCTAATATTGTCACAATAATCACCTATGCGCTCAATGTTGTTTACAAGATGAAAATATGCTGCTGATTTTTCATTATCAGACTGACTGAGCTGTGTATCGGAAACTTTTGTAAGATAAGCAGTCAGATTGATTTCATATTCGTCAAGAAGTTCTTCGTTTGCGAGAATTTTCTCAGATATAGACATATCTTTGTTCTTAATCATCTTTCGGCAGAGCATAACATTTTCTTTAGCTACTCCGCACATGTTTGACATTACAGTATGTACATTATTTATTGCTATGGATGGAGTAGAAAGAAAACGGTCGTCCAGTAATGCAAACGGACTTTCTGTTTCCTCGTGTTTTGTATCTTTGATTGTCTTTTGTGCAAGCCATACCAACAGCCTTGAAAATGGTAAAAGCATTATCGTTGAAGCGACATTAAATATAGAATGGAAAATCGATATATCTGTTGCATTTATTGCCGAATGCCAAAAAGGCAGGCCCAAGGTGTATTGTAATGCATAAATAACAACCATGAATACTATAGTGCCAATTATGTTAAAATAAAGGTGAATCATTGCGGCTCGTTTGGCGTTTTTACTTGCGCCAACAGAAGATAAAAGTGCGGTCACGCATGTACCAATATTCTGCCCCATTATTATTGGAAAGGCAGAGGAAAATACCACGGCGGTGCTGGAAGCTACAGCTTGAAGCATAGCAACCGATGCCGCGCTGGATTGTATAATGGCTGTTATTCCTGTTCCGATAAGAATTCCTATGACAGGATTATTTTGACCGGCAAATACATTCTGAAGCGATGGAATAGCGTTAAATACTACTTCCATAGAATTTGACATGTATTCCATACCAATAAATATAAGACCGAGACCGACTAAAAATTCGCCTATAGTTTTTATATTTTTCTTTTGGCAGAAGAAAAGAAGCCCTGCTCCTAAAATAATAGCAACGGGAGCCAGCGTTGTAGGTTTAACTATGGCAAGGTACCAAACATCTCCGGGCAAATCGTTTAAGCTGAGAATCCACGCTGTTATAGTGGTGCCGATATTGGCTCCCATAATAATTCCAACAGCCTGGCTTAAGGTAAGTATACCAGCATTAACAAAACCAACAACCATAACGGTTGTTGC is from Monoglobus pectinilyticus and encodes:
- a CDS encoding thioester domain-containing protein, producing the protein MIEAERLVSSRPFIMYSGTDVSGTVGGNPSVQSYCGLDYTAASRYRLDRPDHNQIFQFFGNILGSQNKLVYCLDKFADGPYNDVPYESRPFETLFPGATERQKEMLGWILANTFPAVSAAATFALAGVDPTAAPVLDNNDAYAAVQVSLWVLLEQIALDEVNFLECTSGETHPKSERLRITVLELLRLAGQFVDNETLPEISITHTEPCCGLTSFFSCCNNSTLPSDGSSPYLVFANCPNEVRTICGRLLIGPFRVSSSFAGQPTITVTPFCNCGEDYSVSFMDFCGNPISNPVIGQEFYIAIRTCKRFSCFTITASFTGNITRVITLEPQSTALNYQPIGTSFEDQSITLNAELCICVEYPASSESFVDNGRFGININNNNNNNNNNNNNNNSGGGYPGQFPCIPICYPIWQNPRPPYPPEPPYPPDPPYPPRPPRPPYPPCPPYPPYPPCPPCPPCRPEPPCRPEPPCGPEPPCRPEPPCGPEPPCRPEPPCRPEPPCRPEPPCRPEPPCRPEPPCGPEPPCRPEPPCRPEPPCRPEPPCRPEPPCRPEPPCRPEPPCRPEPPCRPEPPCRPEPPCRPEPPCRPEPPCRPESPCRPEPSCKSTSACASNPPYKTTAHIKNEKTGSQITNKKHGF
- a CDS encoding MATE family efflux transporter; translation: MSEKVNKYEMDMCRGPILKKMLIYAIPLMCSSILQLMFNAVDIVVVGKFAGDNSLAAVGSNTSIIGLITNLFVGLSVAANVLVARFYGAKDEKALEQTVHTSMLLSLFSGIILSIIGVAGAKWILVLMQTPEDVLPLATLYLRIYFLGMAATMIYNFGSAILRGVGDTKRPLYFLFGAGIVNVILNLLFVIVFHMDVAGVAIATVISQCISAFLIVRCLMKENSGIRLKLSKLRINKNKLLLIFKIGLPAGFQGILFSLSNVVIQSSINSFGSVVMAGNAAAQNLENFVYFAMNAFHQATVTFTSQNYGALNYKRINRTVILGETCVAIVGIVLGNLLVLCGGGLLGIYTSSPEVISAGIDRLNIVSRTYALCGMMDVMVGALRGIGYSVIPMIVSLVGACGLRLVWIAALFGIEQYHNVTTVYLSYPVSWLLTFMIHTLCFVLLKRHLETHMKKFGAGY
- a CDS encoding DHH family phosphoesterase, which codes for MFEKLIPIIEKANKIAIFTHTHPDGDAMGSSYALKLALTSIGKCCKVFLLDDPDASAFGLIIKGDDIELSLEDCDLAIALDCADSKRLGMYEEPFMSHPNSIAIDHHVTHVEFAKSGTVYSDISSTCELMFNLFKEMDISINKEIGNNIYVGLATDTGNFKYSCISGDTLRAAGELIDLGVDFASISKAAFDTKPKAYYDLMGIAIGKLRMVCDGKAAALYLESEDFKKAGIKESEANGIVNIPNSIEGVEVGAFIRKRDDDEYKVSLRSNKYIDVSEIAAERGGGGHVRASGYSVTGKTVDEIIQDLAEGLDKRWQD
- a CDS encoding Na/Pi cotransporter family protein; this encodes MDIALQILSLFGGLGMFLFGMNTMSTGLERAAGDKLRQIMEKVTGNLFKSVILGAVVAALTQSSSATTVMVVGFVNAGILTLSQAVGIIMGANIGTTITAWILSLNDLPGDVWYLAIVKPTTLAPVAIILGAGLLFFCQKKNIKTIGEFLVGLGLIFIGMEYMSNSMEVVFNAIPSLQNVFAGQNNPVIGILIGTGITAIIQSSAASVAMLQAVASSTAVVFSSAFPIIMGQNIGTCVTALLSSVGASKNAKRAAMIHLYFNIIGTIVFMVVIYALQYTLGLPFWHSAINATDISIFHSIFNVASTIMLLPFSRLLVWLAQKTIKDTKHEETESPFALLDDRFLSTPSIAINNVHTVMSNMCGVAKENVMLCRKMIKNKDMSISEKILANEELLDEYEINLTAYLTKVSDTQLSQSDNEKSAAYFHLVNNIERIGDYCDNIRESIEKLINGKIQFSPDAEEGLKVLFNAVENIMELTFQAFTWDDISLVCKIEPLEEVVDGIQEKLERKHMKRLKSKKCSVEAGVIFLEIISNVERISDHCSNIGVAILQARSDKRALDRHEYLRRLHAEMPGEYREDYEFYKHKYAL
- the truB gene encoding tRNA pseudouridine(55) synthase TruB, encoding MAGLSGIINVYKPKGITSHDVVYKLRKILGIKKIGHTGTLDPDAEGVLPMCIGRATKTADMLTAADKEYMAEVTLGFSTDTQDSSGSVIKSVDMDDFIVSSDDIENAVTKYIGDINQLPPMYSAIKIGGKKLYELARQGIEIERKPRFVKINSIKLLDFYPNKEHVMKFKMLVSCSKGTYIRALCNDIGEDLKCFAHMSGLVRTKSGRFDLEHSYKLSEIENMAAIGNMSFFTPVDEVFSEYGKLVLSDNAAFKMCNGTQVKSPAEAKDGVTYRVYDINGKFLTISRAENGKMKILKTFYQD
- the rbfA gene encoding 30S ribosome-binding factor RbfA — encoded protein: MANYSRTDRVSEEIKRELSAIIRDLKDPRLPQMVSVVSVRVTKDLKFAKANISVMGDEKTKKDAFAALKSAAGYIKKEVSKRLNLRQTPDFTFVEDDSIEYGAHIEELLKNL
- the infB gene encoding translation initiation factor IF-2, whose translation is MEKIRAYELSKIFGFPSKNIVNVLHEYGVSTKNHMSALSEYELDVIFEYYTQKNQAKDFSIFDKKKEEPKEAAENVSDNEDFTPVPEIEVGRKLRTVDTRVNNVDLDRIDDEKIEELIPENVKQGDKKQKINQKKKQQQRQQHSTKQKRKPENVIKKVEKKEKKVEPLNVLVPNEITVGELASRMKKSPAEIIKKLMLLGIMATVNETLDFDTASLMVEEFGGIVEKEIILTDEEILFDDFEDTAEQLKPRSPVVVVMGHVDHGKTSLLDAIRDTNVTEGEFGGITQHIGAHRVRVGEKKITFLDTPGHEAFTAMRARGALVTDIAILVVAADDGIMPQTIEAINHAKAAEVSIIVAINKIDKDGANPDKVKQELMEHGLVPEEWGGDTICVEVSAKKRQNIKELLEMVLLVAEMKELKANPDRKAKGTVIESQLDKGRGSVATVLVQNGTLHVGDYVVAGTASGRVRAMNNDKGKSVKKAGPSIPVEILGLSEVPEGGDEFYVVEDERKARSVVENRKFQEKKEKQKSATAISLDNLFEQIEAGKMKDLNIVVKADVQGSVEAVKQSLERISNDEVRVNVIHGAVGAINESDVMLASASNAIIVGFNVRPTNGASDAAEDAGVDLRMYRVIYDAIEDIEKAMKGMLEPTFREEVTGHVEIRTTFKVSGVGTIGGAYVLDGKIRRDSLVRVVRDGIVIHEGELNSLKRFKDDVKEVNAGYECGLSVSNYNDIKDGDIIEAYIMAQVEPE
- a CDS encoding bifunctional riboflavin kinase/FAD synthetase, yielding MEYYAQDELFNKHDLDNLQLKNTAVALGVFDAMHLGHLEIIDDVVKYAKENGLKSVVYMFRNIPKSVITNTDIKNVNLFKKRLHILYERGVDIVVAERFTSEYMKMEYADFIKTYLVEKFDAKYVCAGFNYHFGYKGLGNTESLKELCGKYGIKVHIAECKALEKPVSSTLLRKLIASGEMEEAAKYLGRQFSVTRKVEHGENIGHKLGFPTANIQLPDFHVVPKFGVYITKAKVGGKWYKAITNVGGKPTVGTNKPCIETYMLDFENDIYGEEIEIEFYHYLRPISKFENIEALKKQLAQDKESARVYFNEK